The region AACGCAGGGGAATATTTCGCTGCGCACGAATGGCTGGAGATCCTCTGGCGTCGTTCGGTGGGGACGGAGCGACACTTCTATCACGGATTGATTCAAGCCGCGGTCGCGCTCCATCACTTTCATCGAGGCAATCGGCGCGCGGCTCACCGCGTGGTCGAGCGGGCGCTCGCTCATCTGGCCGAAGTGCCCACGCCCTTCGGCGGTCTCGACGTCGCCGATTTCGCCGAGCAGCTTCGCCACTTCTTCGCGCAGCCGACGCGCGCACCCGTTCCGCGAATCGTCCTCGATCGGCCGGAACCTACCGAGCGCACGTGAGCGCGCGCCCGCCGTCAATGCTCACGGTCGCGCCCGTGATCCAGCTCGCGCGATCGCTCGCCAGGAAGAGGATGAGATCGGCGACTTCGTGAGGCTCTCCGACGCGCCCGAGCGGGTGCGTCGTCTTGCTTCGCTCCAAAAAAGCCGCGTATTCCTCTTCGCTCATCCCTCCAGCCCGGTGCAAATTCGTCTGCACGACGCCCGGATTGACGGCGTTCACGCGAATGCCCTTGGGCGCCAGCTCCAAGGCCGCGCATCGCGTGAGATGGTCCAGAGCGGCTTTGCTCACGCAATAGGCGAGCACGCCCGGAAACGAACGCAGGCCTGTGACGCTGGAGACATTCACGATCGCGCCGCGCGTCTTCTCCAGATGCGGGACGGCGAGCTTCATCAGGTAGAAGATCGAGCGCACGTTGATTCGCATCATCTCGTCCCACAGCGCAAGCGATGTTGTCTCCAAGCTTCCGCTTTTGAGGATCCCCGCAGCGTTGACGAGCACATCCAGGCCGCCCATCCATTCGACGGCGCGAGCGATGCAGGTCTCGCACTGACGTTCATCTGTGAGATCAGCCACAAGGACATACGCGCGATCAGGAAAGCGGGCGGCGACTTCAGTGAGCGCCACCTCCCGACGCCCGACGAGCGTGACCGTCGCACCTGCCTCCAAAAAGCGCTCGGCCGTCGCTCGACCGATGCCGCTCGAGGCTCCCGTGATGAGCGCGCGCTTACCGTTCATCTCCAGCTTCATAACATCCCTCTGCGATTCATCGCGCCGGGACGAAGGGCACCTCCCTACCATCGCGCTTGTAGATGACTCCGCCTTTCATGACGAAATCCACCTGCTTGAGCTGCGTGATGTCCTGGAGCGGATCGCCTCGCACGGCGATGAGGTCGGCGAGCTTCCCCGGCTCGATCGTTCCCAGCTCTTTCTCGACCCCGAGCAACCGCGCGGCGTGCACGGTCGCGCTCTGAATAGCCTGCATCGGCGTCATCCCGGCTTGTACGAGAAGGCGAAATTCCTCGGCATTCTCCCCGTGCGGGAAGACGCCAGCATCGGTCCCGAAAGCGATGTTGACGCCCGCGCGGATCGCCATCTGAATCGAACGGCGCGCATACGGCTCGATCTCCAACGCCTTCTTCGCCGACCAGGGAGCGAGCTTCCCGCTTTTAGCCCCAGCGATGACGGTCTCAAGCGCCATGAGCGTGGGCACTAGGTACGTGCCATGCTCCTTCATCAAGCGGATCGCTTCTTCATCGAGCATCGAGCCATGTTCGATCGAAGCGACGCCCGCGCGAACGGCCGTTTTGATCCCTTCGGTCCCGTGCGCGTGAGCCGCAACGCGACGTCCGGCCATTGTCGCCGTTTGAACGATGGCGCGAATCTCCTCGAACGTGAGCTGGGAAAGGCCGACGCCATCTCCGGCTGAGAGCACGCCTCCGGTCGCGCAGATTTTGATCAGATCGGCGCCATACTTGATTCGATACCGCACGGCTTTGATCGCCTCGTCCACGCCGTTGACGATGCCGCGCTCGATCCCCGGTTCAGGCCAGAGATCCGGGCGATAGCCATTCATGTCGCAGTGTCCACCCGTGATCCCAATGCCATGCGTCGAGACATACATACGCGGTCCGGGAACGATCCCGTTCCGTATGGCGTCGCGCAAGGCGACATCTGCCCATTCAGCGGCGCCCACATTCCGCACGGTCGTGAATCCGGCCAGAAGCGTCCGCCACGCATTCTTCGCACCGATGAGCGCGGCATATCCGGGCCATTCGTGCAAGCGGTGATCGGAATAGCCGTAGCTTGGATCGCCCGTCAGATGTGTGTGCATGTCCATCAACCCGGGCAGCACCGTGTGGCGGCTGAGATCAATTACCTCGGCATCGGCTGGAATCATCACATCGCGTCCCACCGCCTCGATCCGCTCGCCGCGGATGAGAATCACGACGTTCTCCAGCACTTGTCCGTTCTTCACATCAATCATTCGACCGGCCCGCACGGCGATAGGACGTTGTTGATTCCCCGAAAGGCGAGTCATCGCTCCCGATTCCATAGGGAACTCGGCAAGACTCGGTGAGGAACAAATGACCGTGAACGCGAGAGCCAGGACTTTCGATCTCATCATAGGCCTTACTCCTTTGTTCGCCTGCATGGATACACGGGGATGGAATTTTATGGCGGAGCTTGGGCAAGTCAAGAGAGCCGCTCGTCTGGACCCGTGCATCGAACCCGCGGAATCACCTCGCGCTTTCCGTTCGCATTGGGACGATTCGGAGCAGGACGATCTCCGCCGGAGCGTGGAATCGCAACGGGGCGGCGGTGAGACCGAGACCATTCGTCACGTTCACCCAGAGCGTGCCCACATCATAGGTGCCGGAGACAAACGGCGTCTCAAATCGAGCCAGCGCTAGACGAAAGCCGAAGAACGGGAGCGCGATTTGTCCGCCATGCGTGTGTCCGGCCAGAAACAGGTCGTACCCATGGGCCTTCGCCCACTGCACCAAAGAGGGCGACGGTTGATGCGCGATCAGGATCGAAAAGTGCCCGGCTGGCTTCTCCGCCGCCAGACGCGCGAGCGTCTCCGGCGAAGGTCGCCGGCGGTAGATGTTCGTCACACCCGTGAGATGCAGCGATACAGGGCCGGCTTCTATTGAGCGTGAGGCATCCTCGAGGAGGAGAACGCCATGGCGGCTCAAACTCTCGGGAACGCGACGCGGGTCGGCCCAATAGTCATGATCGCCCAGACAAGCGTAGACCCCGTATCGAGCTCGCACGGTGCCAAGCCACGCGGCTGCCGATTCGATATATTCGGTGCCGGAGGTCACCGTGTCGCCCGTGAAGACGACTAGGTCCGGCCGCAAAGCATTCGCCATCTCGATGTAGCGCTTCACCAGGGAAGCGTCCGTTCGCGGGTCCAGTTGCAGGTCGGAGAGATGAACGATGCGCAGCTCAGCCACATCGGCGGGGAGCTTCTCCGAAGCGATCACTTGCTCTCGCACGCGAATCTGACGCGTGTCCACGTAGGCCCGAATCGGCGTATAGATGAGAACGACGATGCTGAGGCCCAACATCAAGCGCACGATCCATGCTTCGAAGTTCTTCCTCCAAAGGCGGGAAATCACACGGGCGAGATCAAGGAACAGAAAGAGCAGAAAGAGCTGAAGCGTGACGAGCAGCCCGATCCAGAAGGGATAGGTCAAGAAAGCATCCACGATCGGATGTCCTCCGCGAAACGCTGTTCGCCAGAACGAGGCATCGAGCGCATAGCTTCCGATGGCGACGACAGGATAGAGGTTCAGCAGCGCGGCTACAAGCCATAATCGCTTCTGCCATCTTCGAGCCGGTTGTCCAGTCCGTTGCGAGAGCGCCCACGCGAGCCTCCAGATCACGTATCCGTAGAGGACGAACAAGCTCGTGCATAGAAGCAGGAGCATTCTGATGATCCACGGCATCGGCAACTCCTCCTTTCTGTGAGGAGAAAGCATATCACGAACCGGAGCTCCCGCGCATGTCGAGCGAGAAGCGTCTCGCGAGCTGCGCCTGAACAGCATATGCGGCGAAACTTACGAAGCGAGCGACTAGGTAAGACTCTGGGCGAACCGGCGACGAGTCCGATCAAGGTGAGCCCGTCCTGCGTTCTCACGCCTCTTTCCTCCTTGCTCGCTTCGCGAGCGCGTTCCGGTTGACGATCGTGAAAAATACGCTGCGCGCGCTCGCTCACTTGGAATCGGCCTTGCGCTTGAGTGGGCGCGTGGCGGAAGCCGAACAGGTCCATGCGCAATATCTGAGAGCGCAATCGGCCGAAGCCCTTTCATCTGTTCCACCGCCGAATCGGTGAGGCGCCTCTTTCTGTTCATCACAAGGAAAGTCACACCGTTTCATAACCCTTTCTCAGGCCGAGCCTTCCGTTTGGATCGCCGTTTCTAATGCGCTTATCCGCACTCGTTGACGTTCCATATAGGGCGCCTTACAATTTCGGCCATGTTGGGGCTGCGCACGATCTGGGATTTGCTTCTCCTCGCCCTTGCTCTCGGACTTTTGGGGAATCACCTGTTGCGTGCTCCTGTGTGGGGCCTCAACGTTGCGCTGGGGTTGACGGCGATGGCGGCGGCAGCCTTTGCTGTCTCGCTGCGACCCGCACTTGACCGGTTTGCCTGTGCCGACAGGACAAACGGGAAAGACCGAAGCACGACGGTGCGCTGGCCCTGGCTGGCGGCGGCGTTCTTCGCCGCGATGTGGGCCGTGCGCGATTCAGAGCCGCTGCTGGCTATGGATTTGCTCGCCGCGCTCGCTCTGGCGTGTCTGCCGCTCATCCGGGGCGGCAATAGTGGGCTGCGCACGGCCGGAGTGGTGGACCTGGTTGCTGCCGCCATCGGCACGGCCTGGCGCACGGTGACCGGCGGCGCCGATCTTCTGCGAAATATCGGATCTATTCCCGTTGCCTGGCGAACCGTAGCGACAGTCGGCGTGGGTCTGCTTCTTGCCATCCCTGCCGTCCTCATCTTTGGTGCTCTGTTTGCCTCCGCCGATCCGCTGTTCAACAAGATGGTGAGTTCACTTGTCGGCGTCAGGTTTGAGTCCATTCTCTCGCACTTGTTGCTGACAGTTGTGTTGACCTGGCTGGCGGCGGGTTACCTCTGGACGCATGCCGCGCCTCGTCCGTTTGCTCTGCCGTCACTGCCGGTGATCCGGTTGGGGCAGGTTCAGGTCATGATGATCCTCGGGGCGACGGGGCTTGTGTTTGCGCTCTTTGTGGGAGTACAAGCGAGCAGCCTGTTCGGCGGCGAGGCATTCGTGCGGAACCAGACCGGTCTTACCTACGCCGAGTATGCCCGGCGTGGATTCTTTCAGATGATTGTCGCAGCCGGGCTCTCGCTTCCGCTGGTGTATGGGGCGGCCTTTGCTGCCGGTCCGGCGGAGGGTCGCTCGGCCAATTGGCTACGGGCTTTGATGGCGGCGCAGCTTGGACTCACAGTCCTGGTTCTGGCCTCGGCGGTCTGGCGACTCGGTCTCTACGTGCGCGCGTATGGACTCACCGAAGATCGTCTCTACGGCGGCGCGGTGTTGCTGTGGATCGCCGTTGTTGTCATGGTGTTCGTACCGACGGTGCTGCGAGGCCGACCTGCGGGTGTGGTTTTGGGGACGATCGTCGCTGCCGTCGTCGTTCTCGGCGTGCTCAACCTTGTTAACCCGGCTGCGTTGGTGGCGCGGTATAACCTCTCTCATCAGGAACGTCGAGCAGCCGACGTGAAGTACCTGGCGCGTCTCGGCGCTGACGCCGTCCCGGTGCTGGTGGACAAGCTGGAAGAGGTGGCTCCAGAAGGACGATGCGAACTGGCGGCGACGCTGGTTCGCCGATATGGAGCGTTGCCTGGAGATTGGCGGGGATGGAACCTGGCTCGCTGGCGAGCGCAACGGTCGGTGGCACGGTTGAGATCGTTCCTTACATCGTGCTTGGAGAAATAGTTTCCTCGCACGGGGACTGCGAACGAACAAGCAAACTCTTCGACTATGCTCGGGGTGTCTTCGAGCAGCACGATAACAGGCGTGAGCCGCGAATAGAACCTATCTCAACAAGGCCGGGCTCAGGTTAATGTCGAAAGAGGCGCGCGGGACTTGGTCGCGATGAGATGGTGCGCGAGAAATCGTAGAGCAGCTCACATCGCCGAGCGAACAGCTCGCTCAACAGCGAGGCCTTGTGAATCGGGCGCCGATCCTGAGCAGATATAGAGCAAGTGGTTGGAACACACCCAACCGCTCGTTCATTATCAGCGTGTGGAGCATCGCATGACGTGCCGGCGGTGTCGAATTAAGATGGTCGAGCAAAAGCGAAGCTTTCACAAACAGCGGAAATGGATTTGTCCTCGCTGTGGGCGAACGCGCAGGCAACGGCAAAAACCCAGGCCACCGCGACGATGAGATCGCCGTCGTTACGCTTTAGGCCGAAAATCGCCTTCTGCCTGTTTGTGCCCGCTCCCGATGTGTTCGCCGCCGCTTTCTCGCAGATTCCCATCAACGTCGGTCCCTTAATGTTATGGGACCGGGTTGAGCCTCAATGATTCCAATAAGGTCCGAAAGCTAGCCCAATCGGATACCAAAATCGCGCCTATACGTTCTAGCGTCGCCACGTAGGCGTGTGCAGAACGCCCTCCGACCAAGATGGGCACGTGCGCAGGGAGATAGCGGCGTAACTTCTCGAGCTCCCAGGGTAGATGAGGATCGTCCGGTGGGTACACGATGCTTAAGGCTACAGCCCGAGCCCGGCAGTGATGGGCCGCGTTAGCGATCTCCTCAGCAGGAAGATTCGGACCTAAGTATGTCACGCGCCATCCTTCTGAAGTTGCGATAGCAGCAGCCGCTAATGCCCCGATCTCGTGAAGTTGACCGACAGGCGTTGTGACGATCAATATGGGTGCCGTCGTCGAAGGAGCGGGGGCCATTTCCAGATTTCCTAAAAAAGCTCGGATTACAGCCGATGCCAAATGCTCTTGCCCGATCCTCAAAGACCCATTGCGCCAGCATTCCCCTATCTTGTGCATCAAGGGGAAGAGGACTCGTTCTATGAGAACTGGCCATCCCAATGTGACGCCAGCATGAGCGAGGGCTTGCTTGAGTCCTTCCGCATCAAATCTCTCGACGGCCAAAAAACAAGCTTGCAGATGAGTTTCCCAGTCCGAATCGGAAGGCAGTTCTTGAACCTTTGTCCCAAGCGAGGGCTCGTTCAATAGCGCCAATAGCTTTTCGACAGGTAACTGTGCGATCTGTCCGATACTGTAACCTCGCTCTTTAGCGCGACGCAGTAGAAGAAGTTTGGCAATATCTGCTTCTGAATAAAGGCGGCGATTGGTCCGGGTTCGTCTCGGGACAACCGCCTTGTAGCGTCTTTCCCATGCTCGGATCACGTATGGCGTCAAGCCAGTTTGCTGTGCCACTGCTTTGATTGAAAAGAGTGCTTTCTCGGTCATAGGGATCACAGTATAGCTCTTTGTCTATGACTCGT is a window of Blastocatellia bacterium DNA encoding:
- a CDS encoding DUF309 domain-containing protein, translating into MSREAPMTPPEYLRAIACFNAGEYFAAHEWLEILWRRSVGTERHFYHGLIQAAVALHHFHRGNRRAAHRVVERALAHLAEVPTPFGGLDVADFAEQLRHFFAQPTRAPVPRIVLDRPEPTERT
- a CDS encoding glucose 1-dehydrogenase, translating into MKLEMNGKRALITGASSGIGRATAERFLEAGATVTLVGRREVALTEVAARFPDRAYVLVADLTDERQCETCIARAVEWMGGLDVLVNAAGILKSGSLETTSLALWDEMMRINVRSIFYLMKLAVPHLEKTRGAIVNVSSVTGLRSFPGVLAYCVSKAALDHLTRCAALELAPKGIRVNAVNPGVVQTNLHRAGGMSEEEYAAFLERSKTTHPLGRVGEPHEVADLILFLASDRASWITGATVSIDGGRALTCAR
- a CDS encoding metallophosphoesterase is translated as MPWIIRMLLLLCTSLFVLYGYVIWRLAWALSQRTGQPARRWQKRLWLVAALLNLYPVVAIGSYALDASFWRTAFRGGHPIVDAFLTYPFWIGLLVTLQLFLLFLFLDLARVISRLWRKNFEAWIVRLMLGLSIVVLIYTPIRAYVDTRQIRVREQVIASEKLPADVAELRIVHLSDLQLDPRTDASLVKRYIEMANALRPDLVVFTGDTVTSGTEYIESAAAWLGTVRARYGVYACLGDHDYWADPRRVPESLSRHGVLLLEDASRSIEAGPVSLHLTGVTNIYRRRPSPETLARLAAEKPAGHFSILIAHQPSPSLVQWAKAHGYDLFLAGHTHGGQIALPFFGFRLALARFETPFVSGTYDVGTLWVNVTNGLGLTAAPLRFHAPAEIVLLRIVPMRTESAR
- a CDS encoding DUF4173 domain-containing protein — translated: MLGLRTIWDLLLLALALGLLGNHLLRAPVWGLNVALGLTAMAAAAFAVSLRPALDRFACADRTNGKDRSTTVRWPWLAAAFFAAMWAVRDSEPLLAMDLLAALALACLPLIRGGNSGLRTAGVVDLVAAAIGTAWRTVTGGADLLRNIGSIPVAWRTVATVGVGLLLAIPAVLIFGALFASADPLFNKMVSSLVGVRFESILSHLLLTVVLTWLAAGYLWTHAAPRPFALPSLPVIRLGQVQVMMILGATGLVFALFVGVQASSLFGGEAFVRNQTGLTYAEYARRGFFQMIVAAGLSLPLVYGAAFAAGPAEGRSANWLRALMAAQLGLTVLVLASAVWRLGLYVRAYGLTEDRLYGGAVLLWIAVVVMVFVPTVLRGRPAGVVLGTIVAAVVVLGVLNLVNPAALVARYNLSHQERRAADVKYLARLGADAVPVLVDKLEEVAPEGRCELAATLVRRYGALPGDWRGWNLARWRAQRSVARLRSFLTSCLEK
- a CDS encoding amidohydrolase family protein, with amino-acid sequence MMRSKVLALAFTVICSSPSLAEFPMESGAMTRLSGNQQRPIAVRAGRMIDVKNGQVLENVVILIRGERIEAVGRDVMIPADAEVIDLSRHTVLPGLMDMHTHLTGDPSYGYSDHRLHEWPGYAALIGAKNAWRTLLAGFTTVRNVGAAEWADVALRDAIRNGIVPGPRMYVSTHGIGITGGHCDMNGYRPDLWPEPGIERGIVNGVDEAIKAVRYRIKYGADLIKICATGGVLSAGDGVGLSQLTFEEIRAIVQTATMAGRRVAAHAHGTEGIKTAVRAGVASIEHGSMLDEEAIRLMKEHGTYLVPTLMALETVIAGAKSGKLAPWSAKKALEIEPYARRSIQMAIRAGVNIAFGTDAGVFPHGENAEEFRLLVQAGMTPMQAIQSATVHAARLLGVEKELGTIEPGKLADLIAVRGDPLQDITQLKQVDFVMKGGVIYKRDGREVPFVPAR